A single region of the Rhinoraja longicauda isolate Sanriku21f chromosome 12, sRhiLon1.1, whole genome shotgun sequence genome encodes:
- the tpt1 gene encoding translationally-controlled tumor protein homolog isoform X1 — translation MRLYRCIISGDEMFSDIYKIHEDPTGIIYEVEGKLVTRTEKGIDEALIGGNASLESPTEYAEDSTLSGVDIVLNHHLKEVQFNKDTYMTYIKEYMRQLKGNIQRDNPTAVQEFTVNAQNIVKYILKNFADFQFFTGESMNPDAMVGLLNYRCDDTPYMIFFKNGLNIEKC, via the exons ATGAGGCTCTACCGGTGCATCATTTCGG GTGATGAGATGTTCTCCGACATTTACAAGATCCACGAGGACCCAACGGGTATCATCTACGAGGTGGAGGGCAAG ctggttaccagaACAGAAAAAGGGATTGATGAAGCTTTAATTGGTGGCAATGCTTCCCTGGAAAGCCCAACTGAATATGCTGAAGATTCAACTCTCAGTGGTGTTGACATTGTGTTGAATCACCATCTCAAGGAAGTTCAGTTCAACAAAGATACCTACATGACATACATAAAGGAATACATGAGACA ACTGAAAGGAAATATTCAACGAGACAACCCAACAGCTGTGCAAGAATTTACTGTCAATGCTCAGAATATTGTTAAATACATTCTGAAAAATTttgcagattttcag TTTTTTACAGGTGAGAGTATGAACCCTGATGCCATGGTTGGACTACTAAATTATCGCTGTGATGATACTCCATATATGATTTTCTTCAAAAATGGTTTAAACATTGAGAAATGT TAA
- the tpt1 gene encoding translationally-controlled tumor protein homolog isoform X2, with product MRLYRCIISGDEMFSDIYKIHEDPTGIIYEVEGKLVTRTEKGIDEALIGGNASLESPTEYAEDSTLSGVDIVLNHHLKEVQFNKDTYMTYIKEYMRQLKGNIQRDNPTAVQEFTVNAQNIVKYILKNFADFQFFTGESMNPDAMVGLLNYRCDDTPYMIFFKNGLNIEKC from the exons ATGAGGCTCTACCGGTGCATCATTTCGG GTGATGAGATGTTCTCCGACATTTACAAGATCCACGAGGACCCAACGGGTATCATCTACGAGGTGGAGGGCAAG ctggttaccagaACAGAAAAAGGGATTGATGAAGCTTTAATTGGTGGCAATGCTTCCCTGGAAAGCCCAACTGAATATGCTGAAGATTCAACTCTCAGTGGTGTTGACATTGTGTTGAATCACCATCTCAAGGAAGTTCAGTTCAACAAAGATACCTACATGACATACATAAAGGAATACATGAGACA ACTGAAAGGAAATATTCAACGAGACAACCCAACAGCTGTGCAAGAATTTACTGTCAATGCTCAGAATATTGTTAAATACATTCTGAAAAATTttgcagattttcag TTTTTTACAGGTGAGAGTATGAACCCTGATGCCATGGTTGGACTACTAAATTATCGCTGTGATGATACTCCATATATGATTTTCTTCAAAAATGGTTTAAACATTGAGAAATGT